CCATACCGACTCCCACTGCCACCAGCAGGTCTGCAAAAACCGTCACTACAAGCACGGTGAGCATGATCACCGCATCAGTACGCGGAACTTTAGCAATATGCCGGAAACCTTTATAGTCCATGATACCGATTCCCACTGTGATAAGTATACCTGCAAGCACGGCCAACGGAATCTCGGCGGCATATCTACCTGCCCCCAAAAGGATGACCAAAAGAAGAACACCATGCACCACACCCGACAAACGACTTCGTCCTCCAGATTTCACATTTACAACTGTACGCATGGTGGCGCCAGCTCCCGGAATTCCGCCGATGATTGCGGCGACCATATTGCCTATGCCCTGACCGATCAACTCCCGGTTGCTGTTGTGTTTGGTTTTGGTAATGTTGTCAGCAACTATGGAGGTGAGCAGTGAATCGATGGTGCCCAGAAGAGCTAGGGTAATGGCAGGAACGGCAATGGTACCCAATAGGGACCAGTCTAATCCGGTAAACTCGGTCAGCCTCAATTGTGGCAAGCCTTTCGGAATATCACCGATCTTTGGGATGTCCATCGGGATAAATGCCGGTATCAGTGACACCACAATCAATGCTACCAGGGTACTTGGAACGGCTTTGGTGACCTTTGGGAAAGTATAAATGATTCCGATGGTAGCCGCTGCAAGCAGAGTGGCATGAACGTTCATGTTGCCCAATGCTTCGCCGATATTTATAAAAACAAGAGGGATGCTTTTAGGAGAACTTTGTCCGAAAAACGGAAACAGCTGGAGCAGAATGATAATTGCTCCTATGCCGCTCATAAACCCTGACACCACCGGATATGGGATGTACTTTACATATTGTCCCACACGCACAACTCCCAATGCGATCTGCATGGCTCCCGCAAGTAAGAAGGTAGCCAATATGGCTGGAAGTGCAGCCTCCAGGTTACCCATGGTTGCGATCATAGAGGCGATGAATGTACCGGAAACCACAGTCATCGGACCGGTTGGACCGCTGATCTGGGTGCTGGTACCACCGAATATGGCAGCAAAGACCCCAATGGCAATGGCGCCATAGAGCCCTGCTTCAGCTCCCATACCTGATTGCATACCAAATGCAAGCGCGAGAGGAAGGGCTACAACACCGGCGGTTACCCCACCGAATAAATCGCCTTTAAAGTTTGAACGGTCATACTTGAGTTGCTGTAGCATGGACATAATAAAGTATTCTTGTTGCTTGATAAAGTATCGGAAACTGCATTGTATACTCTGTGGCAGGGTGAAGTATATAAGCCTGACTGATACTGGCAGTGTATTGAAAAAGGGTTAGCTTAATTCAGGCGGGGGGGTAGAGACTGTAAAATCAGGTTCAGAATGCTCTGAAATGTGATGCAGAAAGCAACGGACATTGTCCCGGTGCTGAGCCCACATCAATTGGATATGATGATCGGTAACTTCCTTGGTTTCCTTCTCCAGGGCATCTTCCTCGGAATCCTTTTCCTGGGGCTCAGGATAATCAC
This window of the Flavobacteriales bacterium genome carries:
- a CDS encoding SulP family inorganic anion transporter: MLQQLKYDRSNFKGDLFGGVTAGVVALPLALAFGMQSGMGAEAGLYGAIAIGVFAAIFGGTSTQISGPTGPMTVVSGTFIASMIATMGNLEAALPAILATFLLAGAMQIALGVVRVGQYVKYIPYPVVSGFMSGIGAIIILLQLFPFFGQSSPKSIPLVFINIGEALGNMNVHATLLAAATIGIIYTFPKVTKAVPSTLVALIVVSLIPAFIPMDIPKIGDIPKGLPQLRLTEFTGLDWSLLGTIAVPAITLALLGTIDSLLTSIVADNITKTKHNSNRELIGQGIGNMVAAIIGGIPGAGATMRTVVNVKSGGRSRLSGVVHGVLLLVILLGAGRYAAEIPLAVLAGILITVGIGIMDYKGFRHIAKVPRTDAVIMLTVLVVTVFADLLVAVGVGMVLATFLFMKKMGDTADTQTEVGSLQAHESTQAWEDEADMPATLKEQVYVKHLYGPLFFGFTSKFQELAKSIPDVRVVIFRMERVPFIDQTGLYALEEAIEELNDRQITVAFSGLHPQVIKQMKAVGIIPGLLPESQVFEQFSTCKVWVSGVLTMVEEKSNRNGGHSSARRRIKSIN